One segment of Anatilimnocola aggregata DNA contains the following:
- a CDS encoding DUF4058 family protein: protein MPSQFPGMNPYLEQPAAWQDFHGAFITAIRAALNAVITPKYYANIEEHLYIHDFEEQTPRSFARADVAVTERPPARVVENVAIATLSHAESAAPKHVWQTHYSEERVSFIEIHDRESHNVVTVIELLSPANKSLGKDRDLFIARRHEVLKSDANYVEIDLRRSGPQLPWKGLEHCDYYLLVSRVDERPQADIWPFSVRDPFPPLQVPLGPGDPDVRIDLKKLLDTEYDKVRYDLIIYEHEPELPLTGADLAWSRAIARNQNAP from the coding sequence ATGCCTTCGCAATTTCCCGGGATGAACCCCTACTTAGAACAGCCTGCCGCCTGGCAAGACTTTCACGGGGCGTTCATCACGGCAATTCGCGCCGCGCTCAATGCTGTGATCACACCGAAGTACTACGCAAATATCGAAGAGCACCTTTACATACATGATTTCGAAGAACAAACTCCTCGCTCTTTTGCGCGAGCCGATGTAGCCGTAACAGAACGACCACCTGCGCGCGTGGTAGAGAATGTGGCGATCGCCACTTTGTCGCACGCGGAGTCTGCGGCACCGAAGCATGTTTGGCAGACGCACTACAGCGAAGAGCGGGTATCCTTTATCGAGATCCACGACCGAGAATCTCACAACGTCGTCACCGTCATCGAGTTGCTAAGCCCGGCCAATAAGTCATTGGGGAAAGATCGCGACTTGTTCATCGCCCGCCGACATGAAGTGTTGAAGAGCGATGCCAACTACGTGGAAATTGACTTGCGACGCAGCGGGCCGCAACTTCCTTGGAAGGGGCTAGAGCACTGCGATTACTATCTTCTCGTTAGCCGTGTCGACGAGCGACCGCAGGCTGACATTTGGCCCTTCAGCGTGCGAGATCCCTTCCCGCCACTGCAAGTGCCGCTTGGTCCTGGGGATCCCGATGTGCGTATCGATCTAAAGAAACTGCTGGACACCGAATACGATAAGGTCCGGTACGATCTGATCATCTACGAGCACGAGCCTGAGCTTCCTCTGACTGGCGCAGACTTGGCATGGTCGCGAGCAATCGCTCGCAACCAGAATGCTCCCTAG
- a CDS encoding cyanophycin metabolism-associated ABC transporter, translated as MIEPISSATPPAAIPPEWGPKVTAALSAGENLICWLEVDLAANLSYGKTLLLFTDRRFLAIPAAAVSGENKTWDRDQLQSIQCRDQFGLGTIELLSAAARLGTWRFTSRHTTAAHRFAQRVAAALRNETLADKDTVTVCPSCGSTLGPEDVTCANCAPMAQLPPSKSLLRLLPFAQRRGGMLAIGLVLTIAATAATLIPPYLTMPLVDEVLTPLAAGQKVEQSLIVWYLSGLLAAALLAWLLGWAKTWIIARLSSRISADLRNAMYSHLQKLSLEFFGGKRTGDLISRVGSDTDKICTFLSIYLLEFASDLLMIVGTSLILFSQDVKLALVTLVPFPIIAWLIQKVRKQMRHGFNQENRTWSNMISVLSDTIPGIRVVKAFAQEQREVERFRSANNHVLESNDRVNRVWAFFGPMVSLLTDAGILVVWAFGVYQIANGQLKTGVLIGFLAYIGRFYTRLDAMSRMFSNSQRAAAASHRIFEILDRIPSVAEPMKPVSPGRVEGKIEIRDIRFSYGSRQVINDVRLSIAPGEMIGLVGASGAGKSTLVNLVCRFYDVASGAILVDGIDIRSFPVEEYRRNIGIVLQEPFLFFGSIAENIAYAKPGATRGQIIAAAKAAKAHDFILRLPDGYDSIVGERGQSLSGGERQRISIARALLTDPRILILDEATSSVDTETEREIQEALDVLTRGRTTIAIAHRISTLRNASRIVVMDQGRIMEVGGHTELLDRNGAYAKLHQAQYELAQGGVSP; from the coding sequence GTGATCGAACCCATTTCTTCTGCGACTCCTCCGGCTGCCATTCCACCAGAATGGGGGCCCAAGGTGACTGCTGCGCTTTCGGCAGGGGAAAATCTGATTTGTTGGCTGGAAGTCGATCTTGCTGCTAACCTAAGCTACGGCAAGACTTTATTACTCTTCACCGACCGTCGGTTTCTGGCCATTCCTGCTGCGGCGGTAAGCGGCGAAAACAAGACCTGGGATCGCGACCAGCTTCAATCGATCCAATGCCGCGATCAATTTGGCCTGGGAACCATTGAACTACTCAGCGCTGCGGCCCGGTTAGGCACTTGGCGGTTCACGTCTCGCCATACCACCGCCGCCCATCGCTTTGCTCAGCGGGTTGCCGCAGCCCTGCGGAACGAAACGCTCGCCGACAAAGATACAGTCACCGTTTGTCCGTCCTGCGGTTCTACGCTGGGGCCCGAAGATGTGACTTGCGCCAACTGCGCGCCAATGGCTCAGTTGCCACCCTCGAAATCACTGCTGCGGCTGTTGCCCTTTGCCCAGCGGCGTGGCGGGATGCTTGCGATCGGCCTGGTTTTGACGATCGCCGCCACTGCCGCAACACTGATTCCGCCCTACCTGACGATGCCGCTGGTCGACGAAGTCCTGACGCCTCTCGCGGCCGGCCAAAAGGTCGAGCAGAGCCTGATCGTCTGGTATCTCTCAGGATTATTAGCTGCTGCACTCCTCGCCTGGCTCTTGGGCTGGGCCAAAACCTGGATCATCGCCCGCCTGAGTTCCCGCATATCTGCCGACCTGCGCAATGCGATGTACTCGCACCTGCAGAAGTTGTCGCTGGAGTTTTTCGGCGGCAAACGCACGGGCGACTTGATCTCTCGCGTGGGTAGCGACACTGATAAAATTTGCACGTTCCTCTCCATCTATCTGCTCGAATTTGCCAGCGACTTGTTGATGATCGTGGGCACTTCGCTCATCCTGTTCTCCCAAGATGTGAAGCTAGCGCTCGTCACGTTGGTGCCGTTTCCGATCATTGCCTGGCTGATTCAAAAAGTCCGCAAGCAGATGCGGCACGGGTTCAATCAAGAGAACCGCACCTGGTCGAACATGATCAGCGTGCTTTCCGACACGATCCCCGGCATTCGCGTGGTCAAGGCGTTTGCCCAGGAACAGCGTGAGGTCGAGCGTTTTCGCTCGGCCAACAACCATGTGCTGGAATCGAACGACCGAGTCAATCGCGTCTGGGCATTCTTCGGGCCAATGGTCAGCTTGCTAACCGATGCGGGTATTCTTGTGGTTTGGGCGTTCGGCGTTTATCAAATTGCCAATGGCCAACTGAAGACAGGCGTGCTAATCGGGTTTCTCGCCTACATCGGCCGGTTCTATACTCGGCTCGATGCGATGAGCCGAATGTTCTCGAACTCGCAACGAGCGGCTGCCGCTTCCCACCGCATCTTCGAGATTCTCGACCGCATCCCCAGCGTGGCCGAACCGATGAAGCCGGTCTCACCGGGACGTGTGGAGGGAAAAATCGAGATTCGAGACATTCGTTTCTCCTATGGCAGTCGCCAGGTAATTAACGACGTCCGCTTGTCGATTGCCCCGGGCGAAATGATCGGCCTGGTCGGCGCGAGTGGTGCCGGCAAGAGCACTCTCGTGAACCTTGTCTGCCGCTTTTATGACGTAGCATCGGGAGCGATCCTGGTCGACGGCATCGATATTCGTTCGTTTCCTGTCGAGGAATACCGCCGCAACATCGGCATTGTGCTGCAAGAGCCGTTTCTGTTCTTCGGGTCGATTGCCGAAAACATTGCCTATGCCAAGCCCGGTGCAACTCGCGGGCAGATCATCGCCGCCGCCAAAGCGGCCAAAGCGCACGACTTCATCCTTCGCCTGCCCGATGGTTACGATTCCATCGTCGGCGAACGTGGCCAGTCGCTCTCGGGGGGCGAACGTCAACGAATTTCGATTGCTCGCGCCTTGCTCACCGATCCGCGAATTTTAATCCTGGACGAAGCCACTTCTTCGGTGGATACCGAAACCGAACGAGAGATTCAGGAAGCGCTCGACGTCCTTACCCGTGGCCGCACGACAATCGCGATCGCCCACCGCATTAGCACCCTGCGCAACGCTAGCCGTATTGTCGTGATGGACCAGGGCCGCATCATGGAAGTAGGCGGTCACACGGAACTGCTCGATCGCAACGGCGCTTACGCCAAGTTGCATCAGGCTCAGTACGAATTGGCTCAGGGAGGCGTCTCGCCATGA
- the gcvT gene encoding glycine cleavage system aminomethyltransferase GcvT, with the protein MSGALNQTPLHAWHAAHGGRMVDFAGWSMPVQYGSIIDEHQATRTAVGLFDVSHMGRLRIDGPGGAALLDRLLTRKVTGLGPGKIRYSLVCKEDGGILDDVLVYHLRQPQDALYHQLVVNASNREKIVNWFRSQMRADDEATLTDQTVETAMIAVQGPSALRLLEPLVGADLGGLAYYSGAETSICGHRGIVSRTGYTGEDGCELIVPAAAAVDVWTRVLETGKDQGARAVGLAARDTLRLEAAMPLYGHELNECIDPLTADLACAVNFSGRDFVGREALLVIQAKPGRPRRVGLELVGRRIPREHYPIVVGGEKIGEVTSGTFSPTLQKSIAMAYVQPQFAEVGTEVAVDIRGAMEPAHVVKLPFYHSRAK; encoded by the coding sequence ATGAGCGGTGCGCTGAATCAAACGCCTCTGCACGCCTGGCATGCCGCGCACGGCGGCCGGATGGTCGACTTTGCGGGCTGGTCGATGCCCGTGCAGTACGGATCGATCATCGACGAACATCAGGCCACTCGCACCGCGGTGGGCCTGTTTGATGTCTCGCACATGGGGCGACTCCGGATCGACGGACCGGGCGGCGCTGCTCTTCTCGATCGCCTGCTGACTCGCAAGGTCACCGGCCTTGGCCCCGGGAAGATTCGTTATTCGCTCGTTTGCAAAGAGGACGGCGGTATTCTCGACGATGTGCTGGTCTATCATCTCCGCCAACCTCAGGATGCGCTCTATCACCAGTTGGTCGTGAACGCGAGCAATCGCGAGAAGATCGTCAACTGGTTTCGCAGTCAGATGCGAGCTGACGACGAAGCCACACTCACTGATCAAACCGTCGAGACCGCGATGATCGCGGTCCAAGGGCCGTCCGCTCTGCGATTGCTGGAACCCCTCGTTGGTGCCGATTTGGGCGGCCTCGCCTATTACAGCGGGGCTGAGACTTCGATCTGCGGTCACCGTGGCATTGTCAGTCGCACGGGTTACACCGGTGAAGATGGTTGCGAACTGATTGTTCCTGCTGCTGCGGCTGTCGACGTTTGGACCCGCGTGCTGGAAACTGGCAAAGATCAAGGTGCTCGAGCGGTGGGCCTCGCTGCCCGCGATACCTTGCGGCTGGAAGCTGCTATGCCCTTGTACGGGCACGAACTGAACGAGTGCATTGATCCGCTGACCGCCGATCTTGCCTGCGCGGTAAACTTCTCCGGGCGAGATTTTGTGGGGCGCGAAGCGCTGCTGGTCATTCAAGCAAAGCCGGGGCGTCCACGACGCGTGGGACTGGAACTGGTCGGACGGCGAATTCCCCGCGAGCACTATCCGATTGTCGTCGGCGGTGAGAAAATCGGCGAAGTCACGAGTGGTACATTTTCACCGACGTTGCAAAAATCGATTGCGATGGCCTATGTCCAGCCGCAATTTGCAGAAGTAGGAACGGAAGTGGCGGTCGATATCCGCGGAGCAATGGAACCGGCGCACGTGGTGAAGCTGCCGTTTTATCATTCACGGGCCAAATAG
- the gcvH gene encoding glycine cleavage system protein GcvH yields MKPTELLYAETHEWVAVSTEGGRKVGTIGITAFAIEQLTDLVHMVLPKVGTKVGAGKEFGEVESVKAVSSLYSPVSGEIVAVNDQLPGRLEKLGDDPYNSGWMIKVALSDEADLNKLMDHAAYQKQCASE; encoded by the coding sequence ATGAAGCCCACAGAACTGTTGTACGCCGAGACGCACGAATGGGTCGCAGTCAGCACCGAAGGTGGCCGCAAGGTCGGGACGATCGGCATCACAGCCTTCGCCATCGAACAACTGACCGACCTGGTCCACATGGTTCTTCCCAAAGTGGGAACCAAAGTCGGCGCTGGTAAGGAATTTGGCGAAGTTGAATCGGTAAAGGCGGTCAGTTCTCTCTATAGTCCCGTGAGCGGCGAAATCGTAGCGGTGAATGATCAGTTGCCCGGACGGTTAGAGAAGCTGGGCGACGACCCGTACAACTCGGGATGGATGATTAAGGTCGCGCTCTCGGATGAAGCTGACCTGAATAAGTTGATGGACCATGCTGCGTATCAAAAGCAGTGTGCGTCGGAATAG
- a CDS encoding DNA alkylation repair protein has translation MKKKAVPKSPPKKSSPKKPAVTKGVGAKRTESAAAIVEELRKLGSQSTKNTLMKHGAREPFFGTKIQDMKPIQKRIKKDYQLALDLYATGISDAMYLAGLIADEMQMTKADLETWLKGAYWYMLSEYTVPWVAAEGPHGWALALKWIESKDEKTAAAGWTTLSNLIAVKPDDELDFAAFLKLLQRVQKTIHQQPNRVRAAMNMFVISCGGYSQPLTEKAQAIAKAIGIVEVDMGDTSCKTPFAPEYIAKMHARGTLGKKKKTCRC, from the coding sequence ATGAAGAAGAAAGCTGTCCCGAAGTCGCCGCCGAAGAAATCATCTCCGAAAAAGCCGGCGGTAACGAAGGGAGTTGGAGCGAAGCGAACTGAATCCGCCGCAGCGATTGTGGAAGAACTGCGAAAGCTCGGCAGCCAGTCGACCAAAAACACGCTGATGAAGCATGGTGCGCGCGAGCCTTTCTTCGGCACGAAGATTCAGGACATGAAGCCGATCCAAAAACGGATTAAGAAGGACTATCAACTGGCCCTCGATCTGTATGCCACCGGCATTTCGGACGCCATGTACCTCGCCGGCCTGATTGCCGACGAAATGCAAATGACGAAAGCCGACTTGGAAACCTGGCTCAAGGGCGCCTACTGGTACATGCTGAGCGAGTACACCGTCCCTTGGGTAGCCGCCGAAGGGCCGCATGGCTGGGCACTAGCGCTGAAATGGATCGAGAGCAAGGATGAGAAAACCGCTGCCGCAGGCTGGACCACGCTCAGCAATCTGATTGCGGTGAAGCCTGACGACGAACTTGACTTCGCCGCATTCCTCAAGTTGCTGCAACGCGTGCAAAAGACGATTCATCAGCAGCCGAACCGCGTTCGCGCCGCCATGAATATGTTTGTGATCTCCTGTGGCGGCTACTCCCAGCCGCTCACAGAGAAAGCGCAGGCCATCGCGAAGGCAATCGGCATTGTGGAGGTCGACATGGGCGACACGTCGTGCAAGACACCCTTTGCCCCCGAATACATTGCGAAAATGCACGCCCGCGGCACGCTCGGAAAAAAGAAGAAGACGTGCCGGTGTTGA
- a CDS encoding cyanophycin metabolism-associated DUF1854 family protein, with amino-acid sequence MKNEHHDGDLFSLGRDSFGQLIMIDADGVRHVGVIPLRLFPFSDRDHWISLVGPGNVEVLLIEDLTKLPTHLREVLESELADREFLPVIEQLTHCSSDTEPSEWHVQTDRGPTRFVLKSEDDIRSLGPGKLLIVDAIGMRYLVPDFRKLDSYSRRVMEEYA; translated from the coding sequence ATGAAAAACGAGCATCACGACGGAGATTTATTCAGCTTGGGACGCGACTCGTTCGGTCAATTGATCATGATCGATGCCGACGGAGTGCGGCACGTCGGCGTAATTCCTCTCCGGTTATTCCCATTCTCGGATCGCGATCATTGGATTTCGCTCGTCGGTCCCGGCAACGTCGAAGTACTTCTGATCGAAGACTTGACGAAACTACCCACTCACTTGCGCGAGGTCTTGGAGAGTGAATTGGCAGACCGTGAGTTCCTGCCAGTCATCGAGCAGTTGACTCATTGCAGCAGCGACACCGAACCCAGCGAGTGGCATGTACAGACCGACCGCGGGCCAACCCGCTTCGTGCTCAAGAGCGAAGACGATATCCGCAGCCTTGGACCCGGCAAACTGCTGATCGTCGATGCCATCGGCATGCGGTACCTTGTGCCTGATTTTCGCAAGCTCGATAGCTATAGCCGCCGGGTGATGGAAGAATACGCATAA
- the cphA gene encoding cyanophycin synthetase, producing MQFRKVLALRGPNYWANFPVLEAWVDLGEWKDTSSEMMPGFNERLMSWLPTMIEHRCSVGERGGFFERLRRGTYLAHILEHVTLELQSLAGTEVGFGRARETSEEGVYKVAIEFSEETLARACLEKGRELCMAAVLDKPFDVAAEVQRLKELAYESCLGPSTAAIVDAATARGIPYRRLNSGSLVVLGHGHKQRRILAAETDRTGAIAESIAQDKDLTRSLLSSVGVPVPEGRPVTDAEDAWEAAQEIDAPVVVKPQFGNHGRGVATNLTTRDQVMAAFDAARQEGKEIIVEKYAPGADHRLLIVGNKVIAAARRDPPTVTGDGRSTVAQLVAEVNKDPRRSDGHSTVMSIIKLDTIARAVLGEQGLSPDAVPAVGQVVLIRRNANLSTGGSAIDVTDEVHPSVAEQAVDAARVIGLDIAGVDIICQDIRQPLNEQGGIVCEVNAGPGLRMHLQPASGQPKPVGEKIVELMFPPGENGRVPIVAVTGVNGKTTTTRLIAHILSVTGRTVGLTCTDGIYIGSRRLDTGDCSGPKSARAVLINPTVEAAVLETARGGILREGLAYDQCDVAVVTNIGEGDHLGLSDIDDLEKLARVKRVIVDAVAKTGYAVLNAADPLVAAMAEKCPGGVVFFALDEKNSVLSNWRDGNGRVVFVRDNSVVLADGLSEFSLLSLERIPLTHGGRVSFQVENVLASAAACWALGVPAEQIRAGLESFHASVGKSPGRFNLFAYNGATMIVDYGHNPSSLLALMDVIQQFPHEKRLAVYSAAGDRRDIDLVRQGEILGEHFDRVVVYEDHYLRGRKPGEITARFREGLERGKRVKEIQEITGWKIACEQVLANVRPGELVLMQADVVDETVDYLKTLVAADAPIRQIDLSEALAQSKPATEEKPADQPHSSKVPLK from the coding sequence ATGCAATTCCGTAAAGTTCTCGCGCTGCGTGGACCTAACTACTGGGCTAATTTTCCGGTGCTTGAAGCCTGGGTCGATCTGGGGGAGTGGAAAGACACTTCTTCGGAGATGATGCCCGGTTTCAACGAGCGGCTGATGTCATGGTTGCCCACCATGATCGAGCATCGCTGCAGTGTCGGCGAGCGCGGCGGCTTCTTCGAACGCCTCCGCCGCGGCACGTACCTCGCGCACATCCTCGAGCACGTCACGCTCGAGCTGCAATCGCTGGCCGGCACCGAGGTGGGCTTCGGCCGTGCTCGCGAGACTTCCGAGGAGGGAGTCTATAAGGTTGCGATCGAGTTTTCCGAAGAAACGCTGGCTCGCGCTTGCTTGGAAAAAGGTCGCGAACTGTGCATGGCTGCGGTGCTCGACAAGCCCTTTGACGTCGCTGCCGAAGTGCAACGACTCAAGGAACTGGCTTACGAATCGTGCTTGGGGCCTAGCACGGCCGCTATCGTGGATGCCGCGACTGCCCGGGGCATTCCCTATCGCCGTCTGAACTCGGGCAGCCTGGTGGTGCTTGGTCATGGGCATAAGCAACGCCGCATTCTGGCGGCTGAAACGGATCGGACCGGCGCGATTGCCGAGTCGATTGCCCAGGACAAAGATCTGACGCGTTCACTACTTTCCAGTGTCGGCGTGCCGGTGCCGGAAGGGCGGCCGGTGACCGATGCGGAAGATGCCTGGGAAGCAGCCCAGGAAATCGACGCTCCCGTCGTCGTGAAGCCGCAGTTCGGCAATCATGGTCGCGGTGTCGCCACGAACCTGACGACTCGCGATCAGGTGATGGCAGCTTTCGATGCCGCGCGGCAAGAAGGCAAAGAAATCATCGTCGAGAAGTACGCTCCTGGCGCCGATCACCGCTTGCTGATTGTCGGTAATAAGGTGATCGCCGCTGCTCGCCGCGATCCACCCACAGTGACTGGCGACGGTCGCTCGACCGTAGCTCAACTCGTCGCCGAAGTGAACAAAGATCCTCGCCGTAGCGACGGTCACTCGACGGTGATGAGCATCATCAAGCTCGATACCATTGCCCGCGCGGTCCTGGGTGAACAGGGTTTATCGCCCGATGCGGTACCCGCCGTAGGCCAGGTGGTACTCATCCGCCGCAATGCCAACTTGAGCACCGGTGGCAGCGCCATTGATGTGACCGACGAAGTTCACCCCAGTGTGGCCGAGCAAGCTGTCGATGCAGCTCGCGTCATTGGTCTAGATATCGCCGGTGTCGATATCATTTGCCAGGACATTCGCCAGCCACTGAACGAACAAGGTGGCATTGTTTGCGAAGTGAACGCGGGCCCCGGCCTGCGGATGCACTTGCAACCTGCGAGTGGCCAGCCCAAGCCGGTCGGCGAGAAAATTGTCGAACTGATGTTTCCGCCAGGCGAAAACGGCCGTGTGCCGATCGTCGCCGTGACCGGTGTGAATGGCAAAACGACGACGACTCGCCTCATTGCTCATATCTTGAGTGTGACAGGTCGCACCGTTGGCCTCACTTGCACCGATGGCATCTACATCGGTTCGCGCCGTCTCGATACGGGCGACTGCAGCGGGCCAAAATCGGCTCGCGCTGTCCTGATTAATCCCACGGTCGAAGCTGCGGTGCTGGAAACAGCTCGCGGTGGTATCCTCCGCGAAGGTCTGGCCTACGATCAGTGCGATGTGGCCGTCGTCACCAACATTGGCGAAGGTGATCACCTCGGGTTGTCGGATATCGACGATCTGGAGAAGCTCGCTCGCGTCAAGCGCGTCATTGTCGATGCCGTTGCCAAGACCGGCTATGCAGTGCTCAATGCGGCTGATCCGTTGGTGGCTGCGATGGCGGAGAAATGCCCTGGCGGCGTGGTCTTCTTCGCGCTCGACGAGAAGAATTCCGTCCTGAGCAACTGGCGCGACGGCAACGGCCGCGTGGTCTTTGTGCGGGACAACAGCGTCGTCCTCGCTGACGGGCTGTCCGAATTCTCGCTACTCTCGCTCGAGCGGATTCCGCTCACGCACGGCGGACGAGTTTCGTTCCAAGTCGAGAACGTGTTGGCTTCGGCAGCTGCTTGCTGGGCTCTCGGAGTACCGGCGGAACAAATCCGCGCTGGGCTCGAATCGTTCCACGCCAGCGTCGGCAAGTCGCCAGGTCGCTTCAATCTGTTTGCCTACAATGGGGCGACGATGATTGTCGACTACGGCCACAATCCTTCGTCCCTCCTCGCGCTGATGGATGTGATCCAGCAGTTCCCGCACGAGAAGCGGCTTGCCGTTTACTCGGCGGCTGGCGATCGACGCGATATCGACCTGGTTCGACAGGGCGAAATCCTTGGCGAACACTTCGACCGCGTGGTGGTTTACGAAGATCACTACCTGCGTGGCCGCAAGCCGGGCGAAATCACTGCTCGCTTTCGAGAAGGTTTGGAGCGTGGCAAGCGAGTGAAAGAGATTCAGGAAATCACAGGCTGGAAGATTGCCTGCGAACAAGTCCTGGCCAACGTTCGCCCCGGTGAACTGGTGCTGATGCAGGCCGACGTGGTGGATGAGACGGTCGACTACCTGAAGACGCTCGTTGCTGCCGACGCGCCGATTCGGCAAATCGATCTTTCCGAAGCACTCGCCCAGTCGAAGCCAGCCACGGAAGAGAAGCCCGCAGACCAGCCTCACTCGTCCAAAGTGCCGCTGAAGTAG
- a CDS encoding APC family permease, with product MSSRPESANEPLSSAETLPRVLNRFDAITVVVGSIIGSGIFLKASTVATELQSFGPIMLIWIVVGLVTLCGALALAELAAMLPQAGGPYVYLREAYGRLPAFLWGWTEFWIIRTGSLGALACATVIYGNELLVAAKSADWLPAFFADHIPLTHNAQGMVSLLLIIICSVINVIGTRWAAWVQNVTSVIKVAFILFLIVAPFVLLKAKTDNLQPIWPADWSLAFFRSMGIAMIAVFWPYDGWINIGPVAEEIKEPQRNVPFALAAGVLLVIAVYLGANASYHLVLPMQDVANSTAVATDVTRSLLGTHWLWLAALGVTFSTFGALNSNLLAGPRIYFAMARDGLLPAAISHVHPRFKTPANAVIAQMAWSLVLVIGAYWWTAPDPPVPGPEPVTSPMVAADAQPVGMIAQWLRKAFIPKSGPREAFDALTNFVIFGGSIFYAMAVGAVFILRWTRPELPRPYRTWGYPITPAFYLLVFAAALVSLLLDALPQTIAGSLLIVAGVVVYFIVVGRESAMKGGDK from the coding sequence ATGTCTTCACGACCCGAGAGTGCCAATGAACCACTAAGTAGCGCCGAAACGCTGCCGCGAGTGCTGAATCGCTTCGATGCGATTACCGTCGTGGTCGGATCGATCATCGGCAGCGGAATCTTTCTCAAGGCCAGCACCGTTGCGACAGAACTGCAGTCCTTCGGCCCGATCATGCTGATCTGGATTGTCGTGGGCCTGGTCACACTTTGTGGCGCACTTGCCTTGGCTGAACTAGCCGCGATGCTGCCGCAGGCGGGAGGACCGTATGTCTATCTGCGCGAAGCTTATGGACGCTTGCCTGCCTTCTTATGGGGGTGGACCGAGTTCTGGATTATTCGCACCGGTTCGCTCGGCGCGCTGGCGTGCGCAACGGTTATTTACGGCAATGAATTGCTGGTCGCAGCCAAGAGCGCCGACTGGTTACCCGCGTTCTTCGCTGACCATATACCTCTCACCCACAATGCCCAAGGAATGGTCTCGCTGCTGCTGATCATCATTTGTTCGGTGATTAACGTGATCGGCACGCGCTGGGCAGCTTGGGTGCAGAACGTAACCTCGGTCATCAAGGTCGCGTTCATCCTGTTTCTGATCGTGGCTCCATTCGTCCTGCTCAAAGCGAAGACCGACAACCTGCAACCTATATGGCCCGCCGATTGGTCGCTGGCCTTTTTCCGCTCGATGGGCATTGCCATGATCGCCGTCTTCTGGCCCTACGATGGCTGGATCAACATTGGCCCGGTCGCCGAAGAAATCAAAGAACCTCAGCGAAATGTTCCCTTCGCGCTGGCTGCAGGGGTGTTGCTGGTAATTGCCGTTTATTTGGGGGCGAACGCCAGTTATCACCTCGTGCTTCCCATGCAGGATGTCGCTAACTCCACTGCGGTGGCAACCGACGTCACCCGGTCGCTGCTTGGCACTCACTGGCTGTGGCTCGCCGCGCTGGGGGTAACGTTCTCCACCTTCGGCGCGCTCAATTCCAATTTGCTCGCCGGCCCCCGAATCTATTTCGCGATGGCGCGCGACGGTCTGCTTCCCGCTGCCATCAGCCATGTTCATCCTCGTTTCAAAACACCGGCCAATGCCGTCATCGCCCAAATGGCCTGGTCGTTGGTGCTGGTGATCGGAGCGTATTGGTGGACTGCCCCCGATCCACCAGTGCCCGGACCGGAACCAGTCACCAGCCCCATGGTTGCTGCCGACGCACAACCCGTGGGCATGATCGCCCAATGGCTGCGGAAAGCATTTATTCCCAAGAGTGGACCGCGCGAGGCCTTCGATGCGCTGACAAATTTCGTCATCTTTGGCGGTTCGATCTTTTATGCGATGGCCGTCGGGGCCGTCTTCATTCTCCGTTGGACAAGGCCCGAGTTACCTCGTCCCTATCGCACCTGGGGCTACCCAATTACGCCGGCGTTTTATTTGCTCGTCTTCGCAGCGGCCCTGGTCAGCCTATTGCTCGATGCGTTGCCGCAAACGATTGCCGGCTCACTGCTGATCGTGGCCGGAGTCGTTGTTTATTTCATTGTGGTGGGCAGGGAATCGGCAATGAAGGGCGGAGATAAATGA